The Plutella xylostella chromosome 11, ilPluXylo3.1, whole genome shotgun sequence genome contains the following window.
TGCTCGTGTAGTGTTAACTGCGCGCCTCCGCGGTGGCGAACAACACCGCGCACTGCGCACAGTAACACTTACTGTCCAACAGAGATGTGTAACAGTCTGTGAGAACAACCTTCAGTTTTGGATACTTTTCCATCACTGTTATTCTCCTGCTATTTCCTTCATAGTTCATAGTAATTTCTGTATCCGGTTCATACTTTATGTGATTTATGTCAAAAGCTGTGTTATATGTCGTGTCTTCTGCTCTGTTCTCATCTAATCCTATTTCGTTGCTGTAAAATATCATCTCATTTTCTGATTCCCTCTTGATACTTATATTGTAGTCAATATCATAAGATTCGGAGAAGTTATGGTTTGCATCAGGAATATTAGTATATAGGATGTCAGGCTTGACATCCAGGTCGTGAGTGGAGCACGCGGGAGCAGGATCCCCACCGATCACCTCCGCAGTGCCATCCGGTGGCTTTTCATTTATCTCAGGTACTCCTGCCGTTGTGGGGGTTTCTGAAAGAAACAAGATAGGTTTAAATGATTGatgattatatattattatgacaaatgtgaaaattatattatcaACACAGCAGACAAAGACTTGTAGTTATCCAgatattaacaattttactgtatttttacGAATGAGCACGGATTCCAACACTGTTACAGCAACAAtcataatgaaaatagtttgGTTATTATGACTAGAAGAAACATTGTAGGGTGGTGGATGCAGGTATCTGAGCTgctttatataatttaaaccAAAACAGGCCAGATAATTGTTTAATAAAagagtaaataagtaccttcAGTAATATCAAAATCAATGATTTCCTGCTTGAGGCTGGCTCGGTCCGGGAACTCGGGAAGCTCGTGCTCCTCGATGTCGATGTCCTCCTCCATCTTGTACTGCTCACTTCCACCAACTAGAACAAGATACATGGCATAAATAgatttaactatttattattttttttgacagagggatgtaattttataaaaactcaaacatattatagcattattattatcagtattattacctatcactaacaaagtaaaaaaataatatatcaaattaaacttaaaagaaaatgctggccagatcgcctctgctgtcgggtagggtacccaagacgctggccatGTTACCCCACTAAATAGCGATTCTTAGCCTTTGTGCGAGGTAAGAgccatctattctattctattcatgAATTAATTAGTATAATTACAAACAAGTTCACTGGTATATATTAGTAATTATCAACCCAGGACTCTCTGCACAGCAGAGTCACCACCCACTGGGCTATCCAGTTGTCTTTCAAGTAAGATCCCAGGCTCCtgtatatattctattctctgtaggggtgtaagtacctgcacctggctctctccaATGGAACCGTTgagcatatccccaaggtctaaactgccttcctaagcttagACCATTTCCCACATGCTGGTCCACTGTGGGTTGGTTGCTTcacattgtacataaattcaaagaactcattggtacatgtcagcgccgggatttgaACCCTCTCTCTCTCcacgcatctcttgcgtgagaagcaggtgctcacccgactgagctgcCACCACTcctgtttatattctattctattctattctattctcatagggggtaaagttcctgtacgtggctctctcgagtggaacctttgtacatatccccttgatttcagctcagccagcccagctcccgagtaaactggagtagcaggcctgggtgttgtaatagctgaggtaggcgctctgttggtccaagaatagataatcttgtttctgtagtaggtggacaagctaacagaatatgttcaaccgtctcatctacttccttacatgtcctacataagggactagttgagttacctatggtatataagtgtttattcacgcaacaatgtcctgttattaatcctaccattaatgatatattactacgggacaggttgagtaagtagcgtgtaagtttatggttgtgtgatacaataaacgctttagtttgtctgcaatctacacgatttttccactcctgattgtgttcagatagtgttttatcggtgagacattgccttattgcctttgatgacaaactaataaatggttctggccctattggtagggtatttgatcccattcttgctagtcggtcagcctcgcaatttcctatgttgtcgttatgacttttaatccattgtactgttacattatttgaaatgcttaggttttccagtgttctgtgacattctaaaattaatttagattttgttacagtTCTGCCTAAGGCACATAAAATAGCCATACTGTCTGTGTAGAAGCAGATATTGctattttttgtgtcttttatttgtgtagctccgtcaagtaggctggcagcttctgcctgaaaaacagtagctttgttcccgaagctgacagagtattgtaaattaagttcCGGGCAGAAGACACCTCCACCGCTGCCCTTCTTGTTCTTGGCTCCGTCAATGTAGATATTGATGTCGTAATTGTTTTCGTCTGATGTGCCACACTGATCCCGCTGGATAGTGTAGCTTCTGTTGAAGATAAACGTCTTTATAGTAGTGTCGCTGCATTCAGTGGACCCGGGAGCCGACAACTTGGCAATGTCAAGTATGCGACTGTGTCCCTGTGCAGTGGTATTCGTTGACCAGAGTCCCAGGTTACTTAGCCTTATCGCCGCCGCTTTAGCTTCCTGCTTGATGATAATATCGAGCGGTGGAAGTCCTAGAATTATTTCTAGGGCGGCTGTTGGGGTTGACTTCATACATCCGGTGATTGAAACGCATGCAAGTCTTTGAAACTGTCGTAGTTTGTTTTTCACAGTGGTGAGGTTTGATCTTTGCCACCACACTACTGCTCCATAGGTTATTATAGGTCTGACCACCGCTGTGTACAGCCATTTGCATAGCTTCGGTTTTAATCCCCATTTAGATCCAACAAGTTTACTAGTTTGATAAAGAGATATTGTTGCTTTACTCAGGGTCTTGTCAATATGCTTAGACCAGCTTAAACGGTGGTCTAGCCATACGCCAAGATATTTTACCTCATTTGTCAACTTTAAGGTTGTATTAAATAGTTTAGGTAGTTTTAAATTGCCTATTTTAGTCTTTTTAGTAAATAGCACCATTTCTGTTTTGGTCGGGTTCACCGACAGTTCATGTTTATGGCACCATTCCTCTATAATGTTTAGTGCAAGTTGCATTCTTTCGCATAAGGTGTTAACAAACAAGCCCCCGATGAGAATAGTGATGTCATCGGCGTAGGCTATTGTTGTAAAacctttattatttagatcGCAAAGTAGATCATTCACAACTAAAACCCACAGCAATGGAGATAACACTCCACCCTGCGGACATCCCTTTGCTACTTTGCatcttattgtatttgttgaAGTAAAAGATACTGTTCTTGATTTAAGCATATTTGTTATCCAGGCACTGATGACCGGGTCTACATCATGATTTTTAAGGTTATTACTTATGCTATTGAACAAAGTTTTATCAAAAGCTCCTTCAATATCGATAAAAACTGCAAGGCAGGATTGTTGTAACAATATTGAGTTTTCGATTTTGCTTACCACTGTGTGTAAAGCCGACTCTGTCGACTTACCTGGTTGGTACGCATGTTGATTAGGATGAACAGGTTTCACAGAAAGTGCACCGTCACGTATATATCTATCGCAAAGTCGTTCTAAAGTTTTTAGAAGAAATGATGACAGACTGATGGGTCTATAGGCTTTCGGAGAAGTGTAGTCATCTTTACCTGGTTTAGGTAAAAATACTACCCTCACCTCTCTCCATCCCTTTGGTATATATCCCAGGGCCAGACAGGCCCGGTAGATAACTACCATCCTTGGTACAATAATGTCGACCTCCCACTGTAGAAGAGCCGGCACTATGCCGTCTGCTCCCGGCGACTTAAAGGGAAGGAACGAAGAGATAGCCCATTTAACtttttcttcatttattaCGGCGGCTGCAATGGAGTCAGCGTCACTAGAAGAATTCATAATCGGTGACAGCATATCTTGATCACACGACGCCTCCGCTAACATTTCACAGCCAGGGAAGTGTGTGCGCAGCAAGAGGCTGTTCCTTTCGCTTTCGGTTTTTGTATAAGTCCCGTCTGGATTTTTTAATGTATCTAGCTGATTTTGAGAATCATTCGATACGCATTTTTTCGCCCTCGCGGCTTTCGATTCACTTTGGATTGTTGCGCAAAAATTTCTCCAGGATTCCCTAGTTTTTGCTCTAGTCtctttttttgaagttgttCCTAGCAATTTGAAATGCTTTCCAGTCTTCTTCTTTTTTTGTATTCTTGGCGCGATTGAAAAGTTTTCTTACATTTGATCTCATTTTCTCCAGTGATGTGCACCAGAGAGGCTCCACTcctgtttataattatgtaatatttttttattatataaggtAAGTAATTATCTATTGGCAACAGTTTGGGATGCAGGAGTGGAGCCTCTCCGTGATGTATCTACTGTAAGTACCTTACAGACATCTCATGCACATGGCAGTTGGCCACTGACAACATGTTGGACTGAATCAACCTTTTAACAGTGAATAAACCCAAGCGCAGCCCTGTGTTTTAAGTTATCTGTTGGATATAACGGAGTTTTGAAATCAGCAGCCCCTATGGTTCCTATACCAGTATGTAAACACAGTGCaaaaacataagtaagtaatggACATAGTTCTCTTGGACACACTGCTTCATATTCCACAGAAATTATaggttgaaaagatgctcaaGGAGTTTAGCTTTTGTTGACTAATGATGGATAAGCTAACCTTAATTTAGTTAATATTAAcctagtacttaataaaattattcttacCTAATGGGGTGTGAAACATTTCAATTAATTTTTGTTGTATGGCTTTTTGCCGTGTGTAACACTCTTATTTCTACAGGTTATcgattcaattcaattcaatctTGTTTGTGGCTATATGTCGTGTGTGACTAACACAACAAATCCGGCCAATTACGATAGTGTTGAGATACACACAATGTTTTTAACTGTCTTTACGGTGGTGATTTAGAGATATTTACAAGATTAATACCTGAAACAGACGTACACAATTTATACAAGGACATCACAAATATAGGGTTAGTAAAATTTTAGTATATATAGTGAACacaaacaaatttatagtttaatattgttagttttgagGAATTTGTACAGGATGTTAGCGATTGGAGTATGTACAAGTGTTAGTAGGTAATTGATATTTACAGGTCTTGGGATAGAAGGGGGGAGGAAATCATAGAGGGAACTTTGTAGGTTGGGACATTCAAAGAAGAGGTGGTCAACAGATCCTTCGCTGGTGCCGCAGTCACACACAGAACTATCACGCACCCGAATCCTAGCCAGGTGCACAGGCGTGCACGCATGACCAAGGCGGAGTCTGCAGATTGTCGAGGTTGACGGTTTATCTAGAAGTCTTGCTCTAAAAAACCATGGCCTTTTGGGAATGTGTGGTTGGATTAAGGAGTAATACTTACCTTTAATATTCCTGGATGCGTCCCAGGACTCTTTCCAGGAATTATCAAGCCTCGGTCCTGCGAGCGAGGCAAGGTCGTGGGCAAAATTTTGGTAATGAGTATCCAGGCCCAGGTTATCGAAAAACGTGAGTATCACCATCAAAATTCAAAACAGAAGAGATGTCAATGTCATAtcattcatattattatgtcgtTCTGTGATTGTTCTGTGACCACTGCTGTCacatactttactttactttatgcCATGGAaagtcgcggctgacagccgcgtccTCTAGTGTGTCGGCATCTTCAGCCGCGACTTAAAGGTATCTAGGTAAGGAATGTTCACTACGCTGTTCAAACTATCGGTCGTAAGTCGCGGACGTCACCTTGGACTGACCTTCAGCTTTCAGACGTCAGAGAGCGATCTGGCACGAACTGTCCCAAAAGACCGTGCACACTATCAGTCGCAgacagccgcgtccgctagtgtgtcggcaCCTTAAAGAATCAAGCGCAGAAAGAGAAAAAAAGAACGAAAGTTCAAACGGATTACCTAATagattttaaagtaaagttaACTTTCAAAAATGTTAACGGATACGTTatcttagaatagaatactactttgatgatgatgattggtccgaccgatttcggccATGGCGACCACTTCGACCCCTAGTTCTGTTGGCGCGCGTGCGCCCTAAGATGGCTTATATAGCCTATCTTTGCGGCGAACCCCCTTGCACAGTGTGGGCATGTGAGTACGCCGCCGACATAATTATAGTTGATGGCGGCAGGTGGACGAGCTTTTAACTGGTCGCGTTTTGCGTCTAATTCAGCTTTACGCTGCAGCTCGAATTCGCGTACTCGCCTTGCCACCACCCTGCGCCATTCAGGCCGTTGTGCCGCCAAATCTTCCCAACAAGAGGGCTCAATGTTACATCTTTTCATGTGCCGCTTCTGAACATCTTTATATCGGAGGAGTTGTCCGCCAGGTTTCCGCTTACCCTCCTCGAGTTCCTTTTATTCTGAActaatactactttattgaatAAACAGGACACAAATAACAACTTATGAACGCACTTTTGACTTCTCCCACTGTAtgaaaaaaagtaggtaagtaactacttTCAGTTTTCGCCATACAAAACGGCAATttcataggtatattttttttaatttatttatttaattataggtaataatacaTAAGAAAATGACAAGCTTAAGGATACTACAATAATCCTCGCAGGATTGTGCGCAGCACCTTCATTCtgcgttataatttatatacaatTAACAACTTGTGTctattagtaggtaggtatctatttGAAAGTTTGTATAACATTTATGATTCAATTACTTAACATTCATAGCAAGCAACAATTAGGTACCTTATGTAGATAtcgtaagtacctaggtatgtataaataaaatataatttataagtacttactattacTTTGAGGcagtataataatactataataataatatgtgggcacatctcacacacggccatccgaccccaagctaggcagaacctgtgttatgggtgttggacagctgatatatctacacaaatacatagatactaaatataaatatcaacaaccaagacccgagtacaaatatctgtctttaaacaaatatctgccccagccgggaatcgaacccgggaccttcggcatagcagtcagggtcactaaccactacaccattcagccgtcaTGATGGTCATGAGAAGGCAAGCTGCAGTTGTCTCTTGTTACAGGATGAAGAAGATAGATAAATAAGGCGCTTCACACACTTGGCCGCGCACCGCGGTTGGCGGATTATCATTGTATGCAAAAATTGCAGTTTATATAGAAAAGCCGCTTCCacactgccgccgccgccgcctcacCGCGCGGACATTTACTATGGGGAGTCCGCAATCCGCGCGGAGAGGCGGTGAAGTGTGTGGACCGCCTAAGGCAAACACCGCCACCGACTGTGCACCACAACTGTTGCAGACCAATAGCCGGTCATATTTATTGAAGGTCATGAAATAATACtccagtaaaaaaataacggTTTATTTTCTAACGATTGCGAAGAAGTAAATAGCTACCCCGAATTcatagattttttttgtataattaaaatagccATAGCCATTTACCAATTACGACTGCCACAAATAGTCTCAACTCCTGTGTTTCCAAGACAATTTGTAAACGTCCTCTAAACTTAAAATACGATCTATGGATTTGGGGTCACAAATGTATCGAGTATTTTTCATACAAGATTCATTCATTGAGAAGACGTTAAACAAGATTTAATTAGGCAGCATCGGCCAGATATGGGATGGTAGTTGGTACCTATGCAGTAAGACTATAAACAGAGGACGAACCAACAAGAATCAAAGATAACCGCAGCTCTagctcgttgtattaagcgcgCCGATTGCGTGACGATTCTTGTTCGCTCGTCGATGTAGAGTGGTCCCCTAGATCTACATTATGATGCCACATTAAAAATTGGCTTTAATAGTTTTCAGTAAATGTTttcttaattaaatacatgtttttttatttctttttagttAACAGTAATGGGTTCCGCGCAGTTCCCCACTTATCCTTTACCTATTTTCTGAACATAAACTTCATAGCTGTtttggggattacagtcgtgagtataATATGTGTTAAAATGTTGACCTTTTACTAGTTGTTCGCCGTGTGGTGGACACTTGCAACTTGCCGGCTCACATCAGCAGCGGCTGTGCGGCGGTATGGATTATCTCGTGCCTCCTTAAATTCTTTATATCACGATATTTATTCCCGCAAGTTTTACACTCGAAaggcttttcgccagtgtgggTTAACTTGTGTCTGTTCAAATGACCTTGTCTCGTGAATGTTTGTTGGCATGTTTCACATTCAAATGGTCGTTCTCCTGTGTGAATTAAAATGTGCACTTTCAAGGTGCATTGCTCTCTAAATGATTTGTCGCAAATCTTACAAACgaatggcttttcgccagtgtgaattAATTTGTGTCTATCCAAATTGCTTAGTTGACTGAATGTTTTCTGGCAAATTTCACACTCgaatggcttttcgccagtgtgaattAACTTGTGTCTGTTCAAATGTTGCACTTGTCTgaattttttttgacaagaTTCGCACTCGTATGGCTTCTGGCCATAGTCACTTGACTTGTGTTTGTTCAAAGTGCTTAGTTTTCTGAATTTTTTCTTACAAAGTTCACATTTCAATGGCTTCTCACCAGTGTGAATCGGTTTGTGTCTGTTCAATTGGAATCGAGTCTTGAATTTTTTCTCACAAGATTCGCACTCGTATGGCTTCTCCCCTGTGTGGATTAAATTGTGTCTCTTCAAATGTCCTCTATTCCCAAATGATTTCATGCAAATGTCGCCTGTGTCAGTCAACTTGTTACAAGTCACAAGTGCAGACTCGACGTGCGTGCTCGTGTGATGTTCACTGCGCGCCTCCGCGGTGGCGAACAACACCGCGCACTGCGCACAGTAACACTTACTGTCCAATAGAGATGTGTAACAGTCTGTGAGAACAACCTTCAGTTTTGGATACTTTTCCATCACTGTTATTCTCCTGCTATTTCCTTCATAGTTCATAGTAATTTCTGTATCCGGTTCATACTTTATGTGATTATTGTCAAAAGCTGTGTTATATATTGTGTCTTCTCCTCTGTTCTCATCGAATCCTATTTCGTTGCTGTAAAATATCATCTCATTTTCTGATTCCCTCTTGATACTTATATTGTAGTCAATATCATAAGATTCGGAGAAGTTATGGTTTGCATCAGGAATATTAGTATATAGGATGTCAGGCTTGACATCCAGGTCGTGAGTGGAGCACGCGGGAGCAGGATCCCCACCGATCACCTCCGCAGTGCCATCCGGTGGCTTTTCATTTATCTCAGGTACTCCAGCCGTTGTTGGGGTTTCTGAAAGAAACAGGATAGGTTTAAATGATTGATGATTATATATTGTTATGACAAAtgtgtaaattatattatcaaCACAGCAGACAAAGACTTGTACTTATCCAgattttaacaattttactgtatttttacGAATGAGCACGGATTCCAACACTGTTACAGCAACAAtcataatgaaaatagtttgGTTATTATGACTAGAAGAAACATTGTAGGATGGTGGATGCAGGTATCTGAGCtggtttatataatttaaccAAAACAGGCCagataatcctaactaatattataaatgcgaaagtaactgtgtctgtctgtctgtctgttactctttcacgccaaaactactgaagggatttgaatgaaattcggtatacatacggtctagaacctgggaaagaacataggctactttttatcccggaattcccacgggaaaactttttaaggcgaagcaaagctcgcgggaacagctagttgttTAATAAAAGAGTAAATGAGTACCTTCAGTAATATCAAAGTCAATGATTTCCCGCTTGAGGCCGGCTCGGTCCGGGAACACGCGGCGCAGCGCCGGCGCGCGCGGCAGCTCGTGCTCCTCGATGTCGATGTCCTCCTCCATCTTGTACTGCTCACTTCCACCAACTACAACAACATACATGGCAtaaatagatttatttattcatttttttgacagaaggacatcattttatttaaatgtaaacataatatagctttattattatcagtattattatttatttatttatttatttaactctttattgtacaaatattacatatcactaacaaagtaaaaaaataatatatcaaattaaacttaaaagaaaatgctggccagatcgcctctgctgtcgggtagggtacccaagacgctggccatGTTACCCCACTAAATAGCGATTCTTAGCCTTTGTGCGAGGTAAGAGccatctattctattatattcatGAATTATTTAGTATAATTACAAACAAGTTCACAGGTATATATTAGTAATTATCAACCCAGGACTCTCTGCACGGCAGGCAGAGTCACCACCCACTGGGCTATCCAGTTGTCTTTCAAGTAAGATCCCAGGCTCCTGtagatattctattctctgtgggggtgtaagtacctgcacctggctctctccaATGGAACCGTTgagcatatccccaaggtctaaactgccttcctaagcttagaccatttcccacatgctggtccactgcgggttggttgcttcacattgtacataaattcaaagaactcattggtacatgtcagcgccgggattcgaaccctcTCTCTCTCcacgcatctcttgcgtgagaagcaggtgctcacccgactgagctgcCACCACTcctgtatataattatgtaatatttttttattatataaggtAAGTAATTATCTATTGGCAACAGTTTGGGATGCAGGAGTGGAGCCTCTCCGTGATGTATCTACTGTAAGTACCTTACAGACATCTCATGCACATGGCAGTTGGCCACTGACAACATGTTGGACTGAATCAACCTTTTAACAGTGAATAAACCCAAGCGCAGCCCTGTGTTTTAAGTTATCTGTTGGATATAACGGAGTTTTGAAATCAGCAGCCCCTATGGTTCCTATACCAGTATGTAAACACAGTGCaaaaacataagtaagtaatggACATAGTTGTCTTGGACACACTGCTTCATATTCCACAGAAATTATaggttgaaaagatgctcgaggagtttctttcgccatttctttcctcctttATGACAGGGCCTTTGTGAAACAGTTGTAGATTATGACTTTCGAcaagtaattctaatattatatgtcgaaaaaataaacgatttcatttcatttcataggtactttgtaaaatatagcatgaatCCTGTGACATTCTTAGTCCCAGTAAATAAAGTTGGTTTACCCTTGAAAACTAACCTATGACAACTATAATGTTTAGAGGATATTATTGtctgataaaaaaaaagttaagcCACTGTACTTATATTGTTTTAATCATCCCTATTTAGCTAGGTGGGCGGGCGCCGACACGCGGCCCCCACTGGCTGACCGCGCGACGCGTCACTGCGGCGACACAAACGCTGTAGTTCTGTAATGGGGCCTGTGCTATATTCcacaaagtaggtacatgtcaACAATATAGCTTAATTCCTCTGATGCACGCCACGATTGCGCGTAGCTACCGACATAGCACCGACGAAGGCCGGCGGAACTACGTGGTCGAAGCAAAATTTAGCTTTTGTCATGGAAGTAACAAGTACTTAGttttttcaattcaattcaattcaat
Protein-coding sequences here:
- the LOC105395303 gene encoding uncharacterized protein LOC105395303 isoform X5, producing the protein MFHTPLVGGSEQYKMEEDIDIEEHELPEFPDRASLKQEIIDFDITEETPTTAGVPEINEKPPDGTAEVIGGDPAPACSTHDLDVKPDILYTNIPDANHNFSESYDIDYNISIKRESENEMIFYSNEIGLDENRAEDTTYNTAFDINHIKYEPDTEITMNYEGNSRRITVMEKYPKLKVVLTDCYTSLLDSKCYCAQCAVLFATAEARS
- the LOC105395303 gene encoding uncharacterized protein LOC105395303 isoform X6, with amino-acid sequence MFHTPLVGGSEQYKMEEDIDIEEHELPEFPDRASLKQEIIDFDITEETPTTAGVPEINEKPPDGTAEVIGGDPAPACSTHDLDVKPDILYTNIPDANHNFSESYDIDYNISIKRESENEMIFYSNEIGLDENRAEDTTYNTAFDINHIKYEPDTEITMNYEGNSRRITVMEKYPKLKVVLTDCYTSLLDSKCYCAQCAVLFATAEARS
- the LOC105395303 gene encoding uncharacterized protein LOC105395303 isoform X7 — encoded protein: MEEDIDIEEHELPEFPDRASLKQEIIDFDITEETPTTAGVPEINEKPPDGTAEVIGGDPAPACSTHDLDVKPDILYTNIPDANHNFSESYDIDYNISIKRESENEMIFYSNEIGLDENRAEDTTYNTAFDINHIKYEPDTEITMNYEGNSRRITVMEKYPKLKVVLTDCYTSLLDSKCYCAQCAVLFATAEARS
- the LOC105395303 gene encoding zinc finger protein 570 isoform X4 codes for the protein MFHTPLVGGSEQYKMEEDIDIEEHELPRAPALRRVFPDRAGLKREIIDFDITEETPTTAGVPEINEKPPDGTAEVIGGDPAPACSTHDLDVKPDILYTNIPDANHNFSESYDIDYNISIKRESENEMIFYSNEIGFDENRGEDTIYNTAFDNNHIKYEPDTEITMNYEGNSRRITVMEKYPKLKVVLTDCYTSLLDSKCYCAQCAVLFATAEARSEHHTSTHVESALVTCNKLTDTGDICMKSFGNRGHLKRHNLIHTGEKPYECESCEKKFKTRFQLNRHKPIHTGEKPLKCELCKKKFRKLSTLNKHKSSDYGQKPYECESCQKKFRQVQHLNRHKLIHTGEKPFECEICQKTFSQLSNLDRHKLIHTGEKPFVCKICDKSFREQCTLKVHILIHTGERPFECETCQQTFTRQGHLNRHKLTHTGEKPFECKTCGNKYRDIKNLRRHEIIHTAAQPLLM
- the LOC105395303 gene encoding zinc finger protein 570 isoform X3; amino-acid sequence: MFHTPLVGGSEQYKMEEDIDIEEHELPRAPALRRVFPDRAGLKREIIDFDITEVSETPTTAGVPEINEKPPDGTAEVIGGDPAPACSTHDLDVKPDILYTNIPDANHNFSESYDIDYNISIKRESENEMIFYSNEIGFDENRGEDTIYNTAFDNNHIKYEPDTEITMNYEGNSRRITVMEKYPKLKVVLTDCYTSLLDSKCYCAQCAVLFATAEARSEHHTSTHVESALVTCNKLTDTGDICMKSFGNRGHLKRHNLIHTGEKPYECESCEKKFKTRFQLNRHKPIHTGEKPLKCELCKKKFRKLSTLNKHKSSDYGQKPYECESCQKKFRQVQHLNRHKLIHTGEKPFECEICQKTFSQLSNLDRHKLIHTGEKPFVCKICDKSFREQCTLKVHILIHTGERPFECETCQQTFTRQGHLNRHKLTHTGEKPFECKTCGNKYRDIKNLRRHEIIHTAAQPLLM